A genomic region of Desulfosarcina ovata subsp. ovata contains the following coding sequences:
- a CDS encoding IS3 family transposase (programmed frameshift), with translation MGNKRKTHSPQFKAKVALAAIQNDETTAQLASRFGIHPTMVSSWKRQMLEGVADIFDKNHKSRKQAEDQTDELYRQIGQLKVENDFLSRKLKQMTSKQRKAIIDPTDQTLSICRQCEILKVSRSSYYYRPKPVKQEDLDLMRKIDELYLENPSSGSRTIRRQLKRQGIIVSRKKTQRLMRLMGIEAVYPKPKTSRPHSRHRVYPYLLRGLTIDRPNQVWATDITFIPMEHGYMYLVAIMDWYSRKILSWRLSNTLDTDFCINALEEALSRLEAPEIFNSDQGAQFTSNAFTQVLKDNQVAISMDGRGRCHDNIFVERLWWTLKHQFIYLHSFEDGKSLRLGLAKWIQYYNLVRGHSSLDDKTPDEVYFGLPRPFAEAA, from the exons ATGGGTAACAAACGCAAGACACACAGTCCACAGTTCAAAGCAAAGGTCGCTCTGGCGGCTATTCAAAACGATGAAACTACCGCACAGCTGGCCAGTCGGTTCGGAATCCACCCGACCATGGTATCTAGTTGGAAACGGCAGATGTTAGAAGGTGTCGCCGACATTTTCGACAAAAACCACAAATCCAGAAAGCAGGCAGAAGATCAAACAGACGAGCTTTACAGGCAGATCGGCCAACTGAAAGTGGAAAACGATTTTTTATCGCGAAAGCTCA AGCAGATGACGTCAAAACAACGCAAGGCAATAATTGACCCGACGGATCAGACGCTGAGCATTTGCCGGCAATGCGAGATATTGAAAGTTAGCCGATCATCCTACTATTACCGGCCCAAGCCTGTAAAACAAGAAGACCTGGACTTGATGCGGAAAATCGACGAATTATACCTTGAAAATCCATCCTCCGGAAGTCGAACGATCCGTCGTCAACTAAAGCGCCAGGGTATCATCGTCAGCCGGAAAAAAACACAACGCCTAATGCGGCTAATGGGAATTGAGGCGGTATATCCAAAACCCAAAACCAGTCGGCCTCATTCCCGGCACCGTGTCTATCCCTACTTGCTCCGGGGGCTGACCATCGACCGTCCGAACCAAGTGTGGGCAACCGATATAACCTTCATTCCCATGGAACATGGATACATGTATCTTGTGGCGATCATGGACTGGTACAGCCGCAAAATTCTATCCTGGCGGCTTTCCAATACGTTGGATACAGACTTCTGTATCAATGCCCTGGAAGAGGCGCTGAGCCGTCTTGAGGCGCCCGAAATCTTCAACTCGGACCAAGGCGCCCAGTTCACCAGCAATGCATTTACACAGGTACTCAAAGACAACCAGGTGGCCATCAGCATGGATGGCCGGGGCCGCTGCCATGACAACATCTTTGTGGAGCGGCTATGGTGGACCCTTAAGCACCAGTTCATTTATCTCCATTCATTCGAGGATGGCAAGTCCCTCCGGTTGGGGCTGGCCAAGTGGATTCAATACTATAATCTCGTCAGAGGCCATTCTTCTCTTGACGACAAGACCCCGGATGAGGTTTACTTCGGATTACCTCGTCCATTTGCTGAGGCGGCATGA
- a CDS encoding DUF4386 domain-containing protein has translation MTAHPTHPSPLVHARIAGLLYLIIIVFGIFSEVFVRGSLIVTGDAAATVTNILASEWMFRIGFAADAIMLLSDVAIAVLFYVLLKPVSRLLSLAAAAFRMTQAAVLGINLLNYYAALLLLNDSGSTAAFETDQLHALVMLFLDMHRHGYDIGLIFFGLSSLILGHLIVRSKYFPGIFGWGLIAAATVYLAGSFARFLVPEYASRIEPAYVVPFITESSFCLWLLIKGVRNRP, from the coding sequence TTGACGGCCCATCCCACACACCCATCCCCACTGGTTCATGCAAGAATTGCTGGTCTTCTCTATCTTATCATCATTGTATTCGGTATCTTCAGCGAAGTCTTTGTTCGCGGCAGTCTGATTGTAACGGGCGATGCCGCCGCTACCGTCACCAATATCTTGGCGTCGGAATGGATGTTCCGCATCGGCTTTGCAGCTGACGCAATCATGCTATTGAGTGACGTCGCTATTGCAGTGCTTTTTTATGTACTGCTCAAACCGGTCAGTCGACTGCTGTCCCTTGCAGCCGCGGCTTTCCGGATGACGCAGGCCGCTGTACTTGGAATTAATTTGCTGAATTATTACGCTGCGCTGCTTCTATTGAACGATTCTGGAAGCACTGCTGCCTTCGAAACCGATCAGTTGCATGCGTTAGTGATGCTGTTTCTTGATATGCACCGCCATGGTTATGATATCGGGCTGATTTTCTTTGGCCTTTCAAGCCTTATTCTCGGACACCTGATTGTCCGATCAAAGTACTTTCCCGGCATTTTCGGATGGGGGCTGATCGCCGCAGCAACGGTCTACCTGGCGGGAAGTTTCGCGCGTTTTCTTGTTCCGGAATATGCATCACGCATTGAACCCGCTTATGTGGTACCGTTTATCACTGAATCTTCATTTTGTTTATGGCTTTTGATAAAAGGGGTACGAAATCGCCCTTGA
- a CDS encoding cupin domain-containing protein, producing MSEKKSPYVNHMNILYDSLQLVNIPELVRQCTDEWYNQTLCQVNESVVRLGILKGEYHWHKHDVEDEFFFTLNGELFIDIEDSETVTLKQHQGYVVPKGVVHKTRAPEKTVVLMIEKAGIVATGDA from the coding sequence ATGAGTGAAAAAAAATCCCCTTACGTAAATCATATGAACATTCTTTACGATTCGTTGCAGCTTGTAAATATTCCAGAATTAGTCAGACAATGCACCGATGAATGGTATAATCAAACATTGTGCCAAGTAAACGAGTCTGTGGTACGGCTTGGAATTCTAAAAGGAGAGTATCATTGGCATAAGCACGATGTTGAAGATGAGTTTTTCTTCACATTAAATGGAGAACTCTTCATCGACATTGAAGACAGTGAAACTGTCACATTGAAACAGCATCAAGGGTACGTTGTGCCCAAGGGTGTGGTACATAAAACCAGAGCACCTGAAAAGACAGTCGTTCTAATGATTGAAAAAGCAGGTATTGTAGCAACAGGTGATGCATAA
- a CDS encoding DUF4405 domain-containing protein: MKKIFIKYLIDTMLFVDICSISVVGLLLAFVIPEGRTGWGSKYLLGLHRHDWGDIHLYLSILLLLLLVLHIWFSWTWIVQSSKKYFGDNWKNMLMCISGAWILVLAIAYIIKKF, encoded by the coding sequence ATGAAAAAAATTTTTATCAAATATTTGATTGATACAATGTTGTTCGTAGATATTTGTTCGATATCCGTGGTTGGATTACTGCTTGCCTTCGTTATTCCTGAGGGAAGGACAGGTTGGGGCTCAAAATACTTACTTGGACTGCATAGACATGATTGGGGAGACATTCATCTTTATCTTTCCATTTTGTTGTTGTTGCTTTTGGTTTTGCATATCTGGTTCAGCTGGACTTGGATCGTTCAATCTTCGAAAAAATATTTTGGCGATAATTGGAAAAATATGTTGATGTGTATCTCGGGAGCTTGGATTTTGGTGTTGGCAATCGCCTATATTATAAAAAAATTTTAG
- the tnpC gene encoding IS66 family transposase, giving the protein MKSDRPISDADWQATAEPVRQYIVSLEDELRAIKTQNDKLEKNNEKLEKQKRQNSTNSSKPPSSDPPYNKPKREKPKGERKPGGQKGHPGHGQMLLTPNNTQNVMPKCCGCGLHSSDWDNLRPFHTHQHIELPEIEMDITHFVLHQGQCPRCGKIVKAQVPEAFSTGYGPRFCAFIAELSGIKAMSRRNVQQLVHSVFDIKIATGTIQKVIDRASEAIASTYERIGQVARSSECNFIDETSWFEKHNLQWLWVMVNTMVAFFRIDPKRSKQAFLELIADWKGILISDGYGLYCKWVHGRQTCLAHLIRKAKALIESRKLNERRGGKLILAHLNTLIEFSKNKPPPLKWERFYNSLLLILSLFEDDTDDAGRLARQIIREIDALWTFLEHDGVEPTNNRAERSLRFGVLWRKCSLGTQSDKGNRWVERILSVKETCRLRDKATFPFLVECLECYFAGISVDVSWI; this is encoded by the coding sequence ATGAAGTCCGATAGACCCATTTCAGATGCCGATTGGCAAGCTACTGCTGAACCGGTACGCCAGTACATCGTTTCTCTGGAAGATGAGCTGCGGGCGATTAAAACTCAAAACGACAAGCTGGAGAAAAACAACGAGAAGCTTGAAAAGCAAAAACGCCAAAACTCGACCAACTCCAGCAAACCGCCCTCATCCGATCCGCCCTATAACAAACCCAAACGCGAAAAGCCCAAAGGCGAGCGCAAACCGGGCGGACAAAAAGGACACCCGGGGCATGGGCAAATGCTGCTAACGCCCAACAATACTCAAAATGTGATGCCCAAGTGCTGCGGTTGCGGTCTCCATTCATCAGATTGGGATAATCTGCGACCCTTTCATACTCACCAACATATCGAATTGCCTGAAATCGAGATGGACATCACCCATTTTGTTCTGCACCAAGGTCAATGCCCTCGGTGCGGCAAGATTGTCAAAGCACAGGTTCCGGAGGCGTTTAGCACCGGCTACGGCCCGCGGTTTTGTGCGTTTATCGCCGAACTGAGTGGCATCAAGGCCATGAGTCGGAGAAATGTGCAGCAACTGGTCCACTCCGTGTTTGATATCAAAATCGCCACCGGCACGATCCAAAAGGTTATCGACCGCGCTTCCGAGGCCATTGCCTCCACCTATGAGCGTATCGGCCAGGTGGCCCGCAGCAGTGAGTGCAACTTCATCGATGAAACCAGCTGGTTTGAAAAACACAATCTGCAATGGCTCTGGGTAATGGTCAATACGATGGTGGCCTTTTTCCGCATCGATCCGAAAAGATCCAAACAGGCCTTTCTCGAACTGATCGCCGACTGGAAAGGCATCTTGATCAGCGACGGTTATGGCCTTTATTGCAAATGGGTCCATGGCCGGCAAACCTGCCTGGCCCATTTGATCCGAAAGGCCAAGGCGTTAATCGAGAGTAGAAAACTCAACGAAAGGCGAGGCGGCAAGTTAATTTTGGCACATTTGAATACCCTGATCGAATTTTCAAAAAACAAACCGCCACCTTTAAAATGGGAGCGTTTTTATAACTCCTTGTTGCTCATCCTCAGCCTTTTTGAAGACGACACCGATGATGCCGGACGCCTGGCCAGGCAAATAATACGAGAAATTGACGCATTGTGGACCTTTCTCGAACATGATGGCGTCGAACCCACCAACAACCGTGCCGAACGCTCTCTGCGCTTTGGCGTGCTATGGCGCAAATGTAGTCTGGGAACGCAAAGCGACAAAGGCAACCGCTGGGTCGAACGAATCTTGTCTGTAAAAGAAACCTGCCGACTGAGAGATAAAGCCACATTCCCGTTTCTGGTCGAATGCCTGGAATGTTACTTTGCAGGCATCTCTGTTGATGTGAGTTGGATCTAA
- a CDS encoding LysE family translocator codes for MESTSYWLVFFTTVFVINISPGPDVIYIVSRTISQGRKVGIASSFGIWSGALVHVAAAALGLSAVLAASATAFGIVKYMGAAYLIYLGVRSLISEGETFDMHQDTGEKTTLWKAFRQGMLVDILNPKVAIFFMAFLPQFIRPELGHYSAQIAVLGFLVILVAVPIEFFFVVTASRTTSFFRKNRCCSLWLERASGSILVALGIRLALTENTNA; via the coding sequence ATGGAATCAACATCTTATTGGCTGGTATTCTTTACAACAGTTTTCGTGATTAACATATCGCCCGGTCCGGACGTTATTTACATTGTTTCCAGAACGATATCACAGGGTCGGAAAGTAGGCATTGCTTCATCTTTCGGTATCTGGTCAGGGGCATTGGTGCATGTGGCAGCAGCAGCACTCGGTCTGTCTGCGGTTCTTGCCGCTTCCGCAACCGCATTCGGCATTGTAAAGTATATGGGTGCGGCATATCTGATATATCTCGGAGTCCGAAGCCTGATTTCCGAGGGTGAGACTTTTGATATGCATCAAGATACAGGTGAGAAAACAACTCTTTGGAAGGCATTCAGACAGGGAATGCTTGTGGATATCCTCAATCCGAAGGTCGCAATTTTTTTCATGGCCTTTTTGCCCCAGTTCATCCGTCCTGAATTGGGGCATTATTCCGCCCAGATTGCAGTTTTGGGATTTCTTGTCATTCTGGTGGCTGTTCCGATTGAATTTTTCTTCGTTGTTACAGCATCCCGAACAACCTCCTTTTTCCGTAAGAATCGTTGTTGTTCTCTCTGGCTTGAACGGGCTTCAGGTTCTATTCTTGTCGCTCTGGGGATCCGTCTGGCCTTAACAGAAAATACCAATGCTTAG
- a CDS encoding DNA translocase FtsK, with the protein MEKNYFRFEDDVLFIHTECGEYKFKIESDTRLTKARQIAELMIAEMDNVEAKFQRANRKSSPYAKMLLANLNMADKYVRLESKYNQLCLEREKMIAGGGDATVAETVAYVPAHLENEPAMECRQPGAVLPQGTPLVQPPTAPTIAPTEPEDERALELTADPTPPTRTHGALPPTPPDEPAPDTCEMEVPPSRPEVLPVSEETDRAPESATPSVEGPCVEPQSTPTPAIQSFPPALRITPQDRSSSPVEDAIDGSGGDFKRPSLDFLRKADQEVVLDHEAIRRDAELLEQKLGYFGIKGEVMGVSPGPVITTFEYKPAPGIKISKIVNLANDLALALSAVSIRIVAPIPGKDVIGIEIPNPKMSIVPFVDIVGSEAFAQIDSPTPICLGKDIIGKPVVVGLERMPHLLIAGATGTGKSVALNAMITSILYKSPPDAVKFIMIDPKRIELSLFNDIPHLLTPVIVDMRKANIALQWVVREMERRYENLAALQVRNIEQYNDKVKNADLSSFDDDEAFDAFPYIVVIIDELADLMMTASKDIEFSLTRIAQMARAAGIHLILATQRPSVDVLTGIIKANFPTRISFQVSSKTDSRTIIDSNGAETLLGRGDMLFVPPGTARLTRVHGTYLSEEELITITDFLKRQGEPEYVLDVISEKEDESEAAEISEDEYDEKYQAALEFVLSSRQTSISSVQRALRVGYNRAARIIDLMEKKGIVGPSDGIKPRQVLVDRTEWLPY; encoded by the coding sequence GTGGAAAAAAATTATTTCAGATTCGAGGATGACGTTTTATTCATCCACACCGAGTGTGGAGAATATAAATTTAAGATCGAAAGCGACACCCGTCTGACCAAAGCACGGCAGATTGCCGAGTTGATGATCGCTGAGATGGACAACGTCGAGGCCAAATTTCAGCGGGCAAATAGGAAATCGAGTCCTTACGCCAAGATGCTGCTGGCCAACTTGAACATGGCGGACAAGTATGTCCGGCTGGAGAGCAAGTATAACCAGCTTTGTCTCGAACGGGAAAAGATGATCGCCGGAGGCGGGGATGCAACGGTCGCCGAGACAGTGGCCTACGTGCCTGCCCACCTTGAGAACGAACCAGCCATGGAATGCCGACAACCTGGGGCAGTATTGCCACAGGGCACACCGTTGGTCCAACCGCCGACTGCGCCGACGATCGCACCGACAGAACCGGAGGACGAGAGGGCGCTGGAACTGACCGCCGATCCCACCCCGCCGACCCGGACGCATGGGGCCTTGCCACCCACACCGCCAGACGAACCGGCACCGGATACTTGTGAAATGGAAGTGCCCCCATCCCGGCCTGAAGTATTGCCGGTGTCAGAGGAGACTGACCGGGCGCCTGAATCCGCAACTCCATCCGTGGAAGGGCCTTGTGTCGAGCCGCAGTCGACACCGACGCCGGCCATCCAGTCATTCCCGCCAGCGTTGCGGATTACCCCCCAGGATCGCTCTTCATCGCCGGTTGAAGACGCCATTGACGGTTCCGGTGGCGATTTCAAAAGGCCCTCCCTGGACTTTTTAAGAAAGGCCGACCAGGAAGTCGTGCTGGATCATGAGGCCATCCGGCGGGATGCGGAACTTCTCGAACAGAAGCTGGGATATTTCGGTATCAAGGGAGAGGTCATGGGGGTTTCTCCGGGTCCGGTCATTACCACTTTTGAATACAAGCCGGCCCCCGGGATCAAGATCAGCAAGATCGTGAACCTGGCCAATGACCTGGCTCTGGCCCTGAGCGCGGTCAGCATTCGTATCGTTGCCCCGATTCCCGGCAAGGATGTGATCGGCATCGAGATTCCCAATCCCAAGATGAGCATCGTTCCCTTTGTCGATATCGTGGGATCCGAGGCCTTTGCTCAGATCGACTCCCCCACGCCCATCTGCCTTGGCAAGGATATCATCGGCAAACCGGTGGTCGTTGGGCTGGAAAGAATGCCCCACCTGCTGATTGCCGGGGCCACGGGAACGGGGAAAAGCGTTGCCCTGAACGCCATGATTACCAGCATCCTGTACAAATCGCCGCCGGATGCGGTCAAATTTATTATGATCGATCCCAAACGGATCGAGCTGTCGCTGTTTAATGATATCCCCCATCTGCTCACCCCGGTGATTGTTGACATGCGAAAGGCCAATATCGCCCTGCAGTGGGTGGTCCGGGAAATGGAACGCCGCTACGAAAATCTCGCCGCACTCCAGGTGAGGAACATCGAGCAGTATAATGACAAGGTGAAAAATGCAGACTTGTCGTCATTCGATGATGATGAGGCGTTCGACGCGTTTCCCTATATCGTAGTGATCATCGACGAGTTGGCCGATCTGATGATGACGGCCAGCAAGGATATTGAATTCTCCCTTACCCGTATTGCCCAGATGGCCAGGGCGGCGGGCATTCATCTCATCCTTGCCACCCAGCGCCCCTCTGTGGATGTGCTTACGGGTATTATCAAGGCCAACTTCCCCACGCGGATATCCTTCCAGGTTTCCTCCAAAACCGATTCCAGGACGATTATTGACTCCAATGGCGCCGAAACCCTGCTGGGCCGGGGGGATATGCTCTTTGTTCCGCCTGGAACCGCAAGATTGACCCGGGTCCACGGTACCTACCTGTCTGAAGAGGAATTGATCACCATCACCGATTTCCTGAAACGTCAGGGGGAACCCGAGTACGTGCTTGACGTGATTTCGGAAAAAGAGGACGAATCGGAAGCTGCGGAAATCAGCGAAGACGAATACGACGAGAAATACCAGGCGGCCCTGGAATTCGTTTTGTCGAGCAGACAGACCTCCATATCCAGTGTTCAGCGGGCGCTGCGGGTCGGGTACAACAGAGCCGCAAGGATTATCGACCTGATGGAGAAAAAAGGGATCGTCGGTCCTTCCGACGGGATCAAACCCCGCCAGGTGCTGGTGGACCGAACGGAATGGCTGCCGTATTAA
- a CDS encoding RNA polymerase sigma factor: MASNLEDYVRQAKEGKKQALEKVVGHIQDRIYGLALRILGDAEDAEDETQEILIKVITHLSDYREESAFSSWVYRVACNHLLTIRKRKNEREGVTFDFLEDMIQADADKTYPLTVSGPERDLLAEEARLECMQAVLACLDKKTRMIYILGDIFGVTSNEGAYIFDITPETFRKRLSRSRMRIGEFMMKHCGLVNKNNFCRCHKQAGKKLASMPRIPAMRPVIKRDGVAKGRAEAVAHLNELSEIERTTAMFRRYPEYRSPESFTYIVKDLIRSGKYTMFME; this comes from the coding sequence ATGGCTTCAAATCTGGAAGACTATGTCAGGCAGGCTAAAGAGGGGAAAAAACAAGCCCTCGAGAAGGTCGTGGGACACATTCAGGACCGAATTTACGGACTGGCACTGCGGATTCTGGGTGACGCCGAGGATGCCGAAGATGAAACCCAGGAGATCCTTATTAAAGTGATCACGCATTTGAGCGACTATCGTGAAGAGAGTGCTTTCAGTTCCTGGGTTTACCGGGTGGCCTGTAATCATCTCCTAACCATACGAAAACGGAAAAACGAGCGCGAGGGTGTAACCTTCGATTTTCTGGAAGACATGATTCAGGCCGATGCCGATAAGACCTATCCCTTGACCGTTTCAGGCCCGGAGCGGGACCTTCTGGCCGAGGAAGCCAGGCTTGAATGCATGCAGGCCGTGCTGGCCTGTTTGGATAAAAAGACGCGAATGATCTATATCCTGGGTGACATTTTTGGCGTCACGAGCAATGAGGGGGCCTATATATTCGACATCACTCCCGAGACGTTTCGAAAGCGCCTTTCCCGCAGCAGAATGCGTATAGGGGAATTCATGATGAAGCACTGCGGCTTGGTCAATAAAAACAATTTCTGCAGATGTCATAAACAAGCCGGAAAAAAACTGGCTTCAATGCCGAGAATTCCGGCCATGCGGCCTGTTATCAAGAGGGATGGTGTTGCGAAAGGCAGGGCCGAAGCGGTAGCTCATTTAAATGAACTGTCCGAAATCGAGCGCACTACTGCCATGTTCCGTCGCTATCCGGAATACCGGTCGCCCGAGTCGTTCACCTACATCGTCAAGGACCTGATACGGTCAGGTAAATATACAATGTTTATGGAGTAA
- a CDS encoding TIGR04076 family protein: MADINYPPIGNKVIAKVIGNKGNCTIGMKPGDEFELSTHKCGEFCGLFYKNIQGWVQTLQFGGTFPAGPDPDVQVWDCPNPMNRIQVELRRVKE; this comes from the coding sequence ATGGCTGACATCAATTATCCACCAATCGGTAACAAAGTGATTGCAAAAGTCATCGGTAACAAGGGGAACTGTACCATCGGGATGAAACCCGGTGACGAGTTCGAATTGAGTACCCACAAGTGCGGCGAATTTTGCGGGTTGTTTTACAAAAATATACAGGGATGGGTACAGACACTTCAATTCGGCGGCACATTTCCCGCCGGTCCGGATCCCGATGTACAGGTATGGGATTGCCCGAACCCTATGAATCGGATACAAGTCGAACTGCGGCGGGTAAAAGAGTAG
- a CDS encoding EVE domain-containing protein — protein sequence MNYWLMKSEPTAFSIDDLKAAPDRTEHWDGVRNYQARNMMRDQMKVGDQVFFYHSNCKVPGIVGLMEVVREGYPDHTAFDPKSKYFDEKSDPEKPRWFMVDIRYIRHTKRVVPLSELKEHAALENMPLVRKGNRLSIMPVSAAEWKYILALEKRVSSSANP from the coding sequence ATGAACTACTGGCTGATGAAATCCGAGCCCACGGCGTTCAGCATCGATGATCTGAAAGCGGCACCCGATCGGACCGAGCATTGGGACGGCGTGCGCAACTACCAGGCCCGCAACATGATGCGCGACCAGATGAAGGTGGGCGACCAGGTCTTCTTTTACCACTCCAACTGCAAGGTGCCGGGAATCGTCGGGCTGATGGAAGTCGTACGCGAAGGCTACCCGGACCATACCGCCTTCGACCCCAAGAGCAAGTATTTCGACGAGAAGAGCGATCCGGAAAAGCCGCGCTGGTTCATGGTCGACATCAGGTACATCCGCCACACGAAAAGGGTCGTCCCGCTTTCAGAACTCAAGGAGCATGCGGCGCTTGAGAACATGCCCCTGGTGCGCAAGGGCAACCGCCTCTCGATCATGCCGGTGTCGGCGGCCGAATGGAAGTATATTCTGGCGCTTGAAAAGCGGGTTTCCTCATCCGCCAACCCATAG
- a CDS encoding transglutaminase family protein — translation MRYRITHKTAYRYSEPASLSQNELILKPRMTATQTVGPCRLEIVPQPQYLSERIDFFGNTVQGFMVQHPHSELAMTAFSEMEILPQGSPPPESTPPWEQVAQQLTAHTGSNELDAYQFVFASPLVAVGAAVREYARVSFPPHRPVLAGAMDLMGRIFTGFTYDKTATTVDTGVDQVLADRKGVCQDFAHLAISGLRSLGLAARYVSGYLETLPPPGKPKLVGADASHAWLSLFVPGFGWVDLDPTNNLIPGERHITLAWGRDYGDVTPVKGVVMGGGVHALSVMVDVAAQS, via the coding sequence ATGAGATACCGGATCACGCATAAGACGGCCTACCGCTATTCGGAGCCGGCCTCGCTTTCCCAGAACGAGTTGATCCTCAAACCGCGGATGACGGCCACCCAAACGGTGGGCCCGTGTCGCCTGGAAATTGTTCCCCAGCCCCAGTACCTGAGCGAACGCATCGACTTTTTCGGCAACACGGTGCAGGGGTTCATGGTGCAGCATCCCCACAGCGAGCTGGCCATGACCGCCTTCAGCGAGATGGAGATTCTGCCGCAGGGCAGCCCGCCGCCGGAATCAACGCCCCCCTGGGAGCAGGTGGCCCAGCAGCTGACCGCCCATACCGGTTCGAATGAACTGGACGCCTACCAGTTCGTCTTTGCCAGCCCCCTGGTCGCGGTGGGTGCCGCCGTCCGGGAGTATGCACGGGTTTCTTTTCCGCCACACCGGCCGGTACTGGCCGGTGCCATGGACCTGATGGGTCGCATCTTCACCGGATTCACCTACGACAAAACCGCCACCACCGTGGACACCGGTGTGGACCAGGTGCTGGCCGACCGCAAGGGGGTCTGCCAGGATTTCGCCCATCTGGCCATCAGCGGCCTGCGCAGCCTCGGCCTGGCTGCCCGCTATGTGAGCGGTTATCTGGAAACCCTACCCCCACCGGGAAAGCCCAAACTCGTCGGTGCCGACGCCTCCCACGCCTGGCTCTCCCTTTTCGTTCCCGGTTTCGGTTGGGTGGATCTGGACCCCACCAACAACCTGATTCCCGGCGAGCGGCACATCACCCTGGCCTGGGGCAGGGATTACGGCGACGTCACCCCGGTGAAAGGGGTGGTCATGGGTGGCGGCGTGCATGCGCTCTCCGTGATGGTGGATGTGGCGGCGCAGTCGTGA